TTGTCAAACAGGGCCTCAAATGTGAGGGTGCGTATACTATGTGTGGAGGAGGATGTGTATGTATTGAAAAGGCCCGAAATTAACTGCTAGCCATCATTCGTTTATATTGAGGTTTCAGGCATTTTAATAATTAGAAATACTTAAAATGACCAGCCCACTAGTCAGTAACTTTATAAATGAGCTAGTTGTAATTTCTTGGAAAAAAGGCACTTTTGTTATTTGATGCTAGTCTTAATGTTGGACCCTGATTATATGTTTGCAATCACCTCTTCTCTTTCAGACTGCTCCATGAATGTCCATCATAAGTGCCAAACCAAAGTTGCAAACCTGTGTGGCATCAACCAGAAACTACTGGCGGAGGCTCTTACCCAAGTCTCAagtgtaaatattaatgtttgcACAAGGTTGCACAAAGTTACGAGGCACTTAACATACTGTTTCAACATATTAATGCTGTTATGTTTTTAAgtggtgtgtttttgttgtcaCAGAAATCCACCAAGCGACCTGAAAGCAACTCGCAGAGCAACCCCCAGGATCTTGGTGTTTACCAGGATTTTAATAAAAGTCCTGATGATAAAAGTAAGTATGATTGGTGGTAACTAATTGTGAGAATTAAAAATAAGATTCTGATTTGacctcaatttaaaaaaactatttttttttattgtagatgGGGCTCCTTATGGTCGTCTGTGGGAGGGTTCGAGTCCTCGTCCCCCCTCTCGAATCACTCACCAAACACGTATCACTACTGAGCATTTCGTTTTCCATAAAGTCCTGGGCAAGGGAAGCTTTGGCAAAGTAACAAACAACTTCTCTCTCCCCTCAAACACATATTCATATACACTTGTGCTCAGggtcacacacactaacacacgtTCATCATCTTCCTGTTGTCAGGTGCTGTTGGCTGAACTAAGGGGCACTGGTGAATGGTTTGCTGTGAAGGCACTGAAGAAAGATGTGGTGTTGATGGATGATGATGTGGAGTGCACCATGGTAGAAAAACGAGTGCTGGCTCTCGCCTGGGAAAATCCatttcttacacacacatactccaCTTTTCAGACCAAGGTACACCAGACATTTACTCAAAAAAACAGCCAGAAAATAGTAACACACAACTTTGTATGTATGCAGTTGTGCCAgtcacatttattaaattatcgCTGGGGCATTTTAAAACGTAAAttatttttctcaataaaatTCAAATTTTCTACTTCAAACATTCACATTCTAGTAAGGACCTTTTATATGGCAcagatcaaatttttttttattattcttaagaCAGAATGGATGTAGTTTCAAAGCTAAACTTGACTACATCTTGATCTTAGCTCAGTAAAATAGGACAGAACATTAATATTAGATTTTCCAAGAAAGTATCAGAGTGGCTCAGTGGTCTTTGCTCATGATGTATGTAGGTGACCTGAATTCAATTCCTGACTCATGtgaagtgacgtgtggccaagtatggtgacacattctcggaatttgtgctctgcatttaactcatccatgtgtgcacacacacagtagtggaCACGCACATCcagagcagtaggcagccatATTGATGCTGTGTACAGAAAGCATTTGGGGTTTtgtgctttgctcaagggtcCCACTTCGGTCGTGGTGTTGAGGGTGGAAAAGAGTGCTATTTATTCACTCCCCCCACAGGTTTCTAAATCTTAGCAACAGTGCCAAACAATATATTAATGGAGAATGTCATTATTTGTTATAGTtacaaatcaaatttaatttgtttatcttTAACAGGAGCACTTATTCTTTGTGATGGAGTATCTGAATGGAGGAGACTTGATGTTTCACATACAGGAAAAGGGGCGTTTTGATCTGTACAGAGCCACGTATGTCATCCATATGCAAATAAAATAGTTTCAGTAATAGAAAAATATAGTTAAACCCTTGATTTAAAGGcaaagttcaaccaaaaatgaaaattctgtcatcatttactcaccctcatgtcgttccaagcctgtatgagttgctttcttaatTTTGATTGCTGGTAAtgaaacagttggtggttcccattgacttccatagtatttattttcctactatggaagtcagcgggaaccaccaactgtttaattaccagctatttttaaaatatattcttttatcttcatcataagaaagcaactcatgcaggtttggaacgacatgagggtgagtaaatgatgacagatttttcatttttaggtgagctATCGCTTTAATGGGCATTATAAATGGCACCAAAGTAATTGTTCTGAATGGAATTCTTCTGCCAGGTTCTATGCAGCCGAAATAGTGTGTGGCCTGCAGTTTCTTCATTCCAAAGGCATCATTTATAGGTACACAACTGTTTTAGTAAATACTCCACTCAGAATTCATAGAAAGGCTTTCTGGATAATTTTAACTATTGCTCTCTCCCTTTTTTTTGCCAGGGATATCAAGCTGGATaatgtgatgttagatggagaaGGCCACATAAAAATAGCTGATTTTGgaatgtgtaaggagaatgtgtTTGGGGACAATCGGGCCACAACCTTCTGTGGAACTCCAGATTATATCGCTCCTGAGGTATGAAACCCACTTTGATGTTGGTTCACTCTCAGGCCGTAATGTCCTGGTATTGACccgatgtgtttgtgtgtgggaaaTCAGATTCTGTTGGGTCAGCAGTACTCCTTCTCAGTAGACTGGTGGTCATTTGGCGTGTTGGTGTATGAAATGCTGATTGGTCAGTCTCCTTTCCATGGTGATGATGAGGACGAGCTGTTTGAATCAATCCGAATGGACACACCTCATTATCCCCGCTGGATGACAGTGGATACGAGAGACATGCTTGAAAAGGTACACATGCCCAAATACACATTTACAaacattacacacatttaaatgtcTGCAATAACACATTACATCTGTACACAGCTGTTTGAGCGTGACCCATCACGCCGTTTAGGGATTGTGGGTAATATACGAGGCCACCTATTCTTCAAGACTGTCAACTGGTCTGCTTTAGAAAGGAGAGAAGTTGAGCCCCCCTTCAAACCAAAAGTGGTATGTTTTCCCTCTCATATCcaattctcttcttttttgtctttgtttccacattattaaaaattttttatttaattgcagaaAGCTCCAAATGACTGCAGTAACTTTGACCGGGAGTTTTTGAGTGAGAAACCCCGTCTCTCACACTGTGAGAAAGGTCTGATCGATTCCATGGACCAAAACGCTTTTGCTGGGTTCTCGTTCATTAACCCAAAAATGGAGAAATTTCTACAAAAGTGACACATTTCCATTGTAGTCCAAAGGAAAAAGCTCTATTATGTGCATGAGAATGTAGTATTGAGCCAGTTCATTGCTCCAACCAAACCAATCGTGAGCACTCTCCCAACTCTTCCTTTAAAATGACTGAACTATAACCTTCTATGACACGATAGGCCCTTTGTAACCCAACATATATTTTGAGCCTTCTCATGGTGCATCAGTGAGATTGCAGTCTTGTTGCATTTTAGGGTGCCCCGATCTCAATGCAATTTTTAACTTGTCCTCTCAAAGTTAGGATGTCTAAAAATAATTTTGCTGGGCTTGTACAAACTTGACAGTTGAATGCAGGGAGTGTGCTGTTAGCTCTGTTTGGGGAaagagcaatttaaaaaaaagtgtacaaaaacaaattaggTCAGATATTATATACAAGTGTTGTTTAAATCAATATGTGCATGCTACAGTCATAGATTATGTTGTGCATTTCTGCTGTGATGTGGGTAATTATGTTTGAACAAGGGATTGACCTGAATTTGTGTTGAATGTGTGCTTTGTGAgtgttgtgtgtatatattgtatCTTAAGTAGTTTGAAAACAATTTGTATATCTGGTACATAAACATA
The Carassius auratus strain Wakin chromosome 31, ASM336829v1, whole genome shotgun sequence DNA segment above includes these coding regions:
- the LOC113050390 gene encoding protein kinase C delta type-like, with protein sequence MSAMAPFLRIAFNSYDLGTFSPTAETPFCAIKMKEALSTERGKTLIQKKPTMYPAWRSTFDAHIYEGRVIQILLMRTAEEPLAEVTVGVSVLAERCKKANGRAEFWVDLQPSGKVMMSVQFFLEDSNTDFRKSVVLEEEAPTLNRRRGAIKQAKIHVIKNHEFIATFFRQPTFCSVCREFVWGLNKQGYKCRQCNAVIHKKCIDKIIGRCTGTATNSRETMFQKERFKIDMPHRFKTYNYMSPTFCDHCGSLLWGLVKQGLKCEDCSMNVHHKCQTKVANLCGINQKLLAEALTQVSSKSTKRPESNSQSNPQDLGVYQDFNKSPDDKNGAPYGRLWEGSSPRPPSRITHQTRITTEHFVFHKVLGKGSFGKVLLAELRGTGEWFAVKALKKDVVLMDDDVECTMVEKRVLALAWENPFLTHTYSTFQTKEHLFFVMEYLNGGDLMFHIQEKGRFDLYRATFYAAEIVCGLQFLHSKGIIYRDIKLDNVMLDGEGHIKIADFGMCKENVFGDNRATTFCGTPDYIAPEILLGQQYSFSVDWWSFGVLVYEMLIGQSPFHGDDEDELFESIRMDTPHYPRWMTVDTRDMLEKLFERDPSRRLGIVGNIRGHLFFKTVNWSALERREVEPPFKPKVKAPNDCSNFDREFLSEKPRLSHCEKGLIDSMDQNAFAGFSFINPKMEKFLQK